From the genome of Sulfurimonas sp., one region includes:
- a CDS encoding nucleotidyltransferase family protein: MNNCKDVTVHKEQSIKEALEVIDKGAIRIAIVLDEKDKVVGTLTDGDIRRGLLSGLSLDSTIDNLYFKEPTLANVNDSKELIVQKAISKQIYQIPIVDDEGKLVKIEELANLLKTNTRSNKVVLMAGGLGTRLRPLTEDIPKPLLKVGNKPILETIIENFAKYGFVNIVISVNYKADMIKEYFGDGSKFGVNIEYIEETKRLGTAGALSLIKDRPQEPFFVMNADLLTNVNFTHLLDFHTYENSVATMCVREYDYQVPYGVIETDGSNITSIKEKPVQKFFVNAGIYALSPQVFEYIPKNEFYDMPTLFEDIIKEKLKTISFPVHEYWLDIGRMSDFEQAQSEYFGVFNE; the protein is encoded by the coding sequence ATGAATAACTGTAAAGATGTAACAGTCCATAAAGAACAGAGTATAAAAGAAGCTTTAGAAGTTATAGACAAAGGTGCTATTAGAATCGCCATCGTACTTGATGAAAAAGATAAAGTTGTAGGTACATTAACAGATGGTGATATAAGAAGGGGTCTCTTAAGCGGTCTATCACTAGATTCAACTATTGATAATCTTTACTTTAAAGAACCGACACTTGCAAATGTAAATGATTCAAAAGAGTTAATAGTTCAAAAAGCAATCTCTAAACAGATCTATCAGATTCCTATTGTAGATGATGAAGGAAAACTTGTTAAGATTGAGGAGTTGGCAAACCTTTTAAAAACCAATACCAGAAGCAATAAGGTTGTTCTTATGGCTGGAGGTTTGGGTACAAGACTACGCCCATTAACAGAGGATATTCCAAAACCGCTTTTAAAAGTTGGAAATAAACCTATTTTGGAAACTATAATAGAGAACTTTGCAAAGTATGGTTTTGTCAACATTGTAATAAGCGTAAACTATAAAGCCGACATGATCAAAGAGTATTTTGGAGATGGAAGTAAGTTTGGTGTAAATATTGAATATATTGAAGAGACTAAAAGACTTGGAACGGCAGGTGCACTTAGTCTTATAAAAGACAGACCGCAAGAACCTTTCTTTGTAATGAACGCAGATCTTTTAACTAATGTAAACTTTACACACCTTCTTGATTTTCATACATATGAAAACTCGGTTGCTACTATGTGTGTTAGAGAGTATGACTATCAGGTACCATATGGTGTTATAGAAACTGATGGAAGTAATATTACATCAATTAAGGAAAAGCCTGTACAAAAGTTTTTTGTAAATGCAGGTATCTATGCACTCTCTCCTCAAGTTTTTGAGTATATTCCAAAAAATGAGTTTTATGATATGCCTACGCTTTTTGAAGATATTATAAAAGAGAAGTTAAAAACAATCTCTTTTCCTGTTCATGAATATTGGCTAGATATTGGTCGTATGAGTGATTTTGAACAGGCTCAGAGTGAATACTTTGGTGTCTTTAATGAGTAA
- the fliD gene encoding flagellar filament capping protein FliD, translating into MAGISSLGVGSGVLTADVIDQLKEADEAQIISPIEDKITLNNQKQDAYTMLSSLMSTLKSSASALSYDTIFDNKTVDVSGSALVEVSAGATVDSFTLETVTLAKKDITKFTALSSTAATVSDAAINGGAGTLTIGAYSVDYDSTTTLSELAQAITDASNGDIEASILQTGDGAYSLVVSSSQTGADQALTITDSSGSLESILMTPYDAATNPDGYQKIQTASDAEFKYNGITTTRSTNEIDDLILGVNITLKKEGDISQVDITQDNEPLIGEMELFVEAYNSLMQNISDMTVYDEENGAKGVFNDESFVKNIRRDLNSVITSLTNGESLMNYGLDLDRSGTMSFDKTVLEEKMADDPDAVKLFFTGGTDSNGVDRTGIFETIDEKIKSYTGYGKLLSNFETSLKTEATSLAESYDRAKELLEARYEIMTKRFTAYDSMISKVNAQFSSLQMMISAEINAGN; encoded by the coding sequence ATGGCTGGTATAAGTTCACTAGGTGTTGGTTCTGGTGTTTTAACTGCAGACGTAATTGATCAGTTAAAAGAAGCAGACGAAGCACAAATAATTTCACCGATAGAAGATAAGATAACTCTTAATAACCAAAAGCAAGATGCTTATACTATGTTGTCATCTTTAATGAGTACATTAAAAAGTAGTGCTTCTGCTCTTAGCTATGACACTATTTTTGACAACAAAACAGTAGATGTAAGTGGGAGTGCCTTAGTAGAAGTAAGTGCTGGTGCTACAGTTGATTCTTTCACACTTGAAACTGTAACTTTGGCAAAAAAAGATATTACAAAATTTACAGCGCTCTCATCGACAGCTGCAACAGTTTCAGATGCTGCTATTAATGGTGGTGCAGGTACTTTAACAATAGGTGCTTATTCTGTAGACTATGATTCTACAACAACTCTATCTGAACTGGCTCAAGCTATTACAGATGCATCAAACGGTGATATAGAAGCATCAATCCTTCAAACTGGTGATGGTGCATACTCATTAGTTGTATCTTCTAGTCAAACAGGTGCTGATCAGGCACTTACTATTACAGATAGTAGTGGTTCTTTAGAATCTATACTTATGACTCCTTATGATGCAGCAACTAACCCTGATGGTTACCAAAAAATCCAAACTGCTTCAGATGCAGAGTTTAAATATAATGGTATTACAACTACAAGAAGCACAAACGAAATTGATGATCTGATTCTGGGTGTTAATATAACACTTAAAAAAGAAGGTGATATATCTCAGGTAGATATCACTCAAGACAATGAACCGTTGATCGGCGAGATGGAACTTTTTGTTGAAGCTTATAATTCTTTAATGCAGAACATAAGTGATATGACTGTTTATGACGAAGAAAACGGAGCCAAAGGTGTATTCAACGATGAGAGTTTTGTTAAAAACATCAGAAGAGATCTAAATAGTGTTATAACATCTCTAACTAATGGTGAATCTTTAATGAATTACGGTCTTGATCTTGACAGAAGCGGAACTATGAGCTTTGATAAAACTGTATTGGAAGAAAAAATGGCAGATGATCCTGATGCTGTAAAACTTTTCTTTACAGGTGGGACAGACTCAAACGGTGTTGATAGAACCGGTATTTTTGAAACAATAGATGAAAAAATCAAATCATATACAGGTTACGGTAAACTTCTAAGTAACTTCGAAACGAGTTTAAAAACTGAAGCGACAAGTCTTGCTGAGAGTTATGACCGTGCTAAAGAGCTTTTAGAAGCTAGATATGAGATTATGACAAAAAGATTTACTGCTTATGACTCTATGATCAGTAAAGTAAATGCTCAATTCTCATCACTTCAAATGATGATCTCTGCAGAGATTAACGCAGGTAATTAA
- the fliS gene encoding flagellar export chaperone FliS, which produces MYGSVAHNTYAQNNVGIESPTRLIEMLYEGVLRFNAQAKKSIKENDIEKKVYWINRSVAIITELLVILDDDQGDVALYLEGLYNYEISLLTRASVDGDIAKIDEVSNVFKGLLEAWRESTNVGQ; this is translated from the coding sequence ATGTATGGTAGTGTTGCGCATAATACTTATGCACAAAATAATGTGGGAATAGAATCACCAACAAGACTTATAGAGATGCTTTATGAGGGTGTTCTTCGTTTTAATGCACAGGCAAAAAAATCTATAAAAGAAAACGATATTGAGAAAAAAGTATATTGGATTAACCGCTCAGTTGCAATCATAACTGAACTATTAGTTATTTTAGATGATGATCAAGGTGATGTAGCATTATATCTTGAAGGATTATACAATTATGAAATATCTCTTTTAACTAGAGCAAGTGTAGATGGTGATATAGCTAAGATAGATGAAGTTAGCAATGTTTTCAAAGGTCTTTTAGAAGCATGGAGAGAGAGCACAAATGTGGGTCAATGA
- the neuC gene encoding UDP-N-acetylglucosamine 2-epimerase: protein MDKKKVLIVTGGRAEYGLLYPVIKKVSKHKDLDLQLLVTGMHLKDEFGSTYKEIEKEFVIDKKVDIPLDDDSAVGISESISCAVSGFAKSFSELKPDILVVLGDRYEIFAAVTAAMVANIPIAHIHGGEITEGAIDDAIRHSITKMSHLHFTSTNEYKNRVIQLGEDPKRVFNVGALGVENIKNIKVLSREEFEKSIDFKLTNKNILVTFHPVTLDKTSSKEQFNELLKALDDLKDTNIIFTKANSDTDGKIINSMIDEYVSKNPQKSVAFASLGMLRYFSALTYVDAVVGNSSSGIIEVPSFKKATINIGDRQKGRLQAGSVINSSCDYADIKVAIDKGLSNEFNDSLVSIHNPYEGMNTSDNIIKEIVEVDLSNILKKKFWDISYE from the coding sequence TACGGGGATGCATCTAAAAGATGAGTTTGGTTCTACTTACAAAGAGATAGAAAAAGAGTTTGTAATTGATAAAAAAGTAGATATCCCTTTAGATGATGACTCGGCTGTTGGTATATCTGAATCAATATCTTGCGCTGTATCTGGATTTGCAAAGAGTTTTAGTGAGTTAAAACCTGATATACTGGTAGTTTTAGGTGATCGCTATGAGATATTTGCAGCCGTAACTGCAGCTATGGTAGCAAATATACCAATAGCTCATATCCATGGTGGCGAGATTACAGAAGGTGCTATTGATGATGCTATAAGACATTCTATTACCAAGATGAGTCACTTGCATTTTACTTCTACAAATGAGTATAAAAATAGAGTTATTCAGTTAGGAGAAGACCCTAAGAGAGTTTTCAATGTTGGAGCTTTGGGAGTTGAAAATATTAAAAACATTAAAGTACTGAGCAGAGAAGAGTTTGAAAAAAGTATAGATTTTAAGCTCACTAATAAAAATATACTCGTTACTTTTCATCCTGTAACCTTAGATAAAACAAGCTCCAAAGAACAGTTTAATGAGCTGCTAAAAGCATTAGATGATCTAAAAGATACAAATATTATTTTTACAAAAGCAAACAGTGACACGGATGGAAAAATCATAAATAGTATGATAGATGAATACGTATCAAAAAATCCTCAAAAATCAGTAGCTTTTGCATCACTTGGTATGCTTAGGTATTTTAGTGCTTTAACTTATGTAGATGCAGTCGTCGGGAATAGTTCAAGCGGTATTATAGAAGTTCCGAGTTTTAAAAAAGCTACAATAAACATAGGTGATAGACAAAAAGGCAGGTTACAGGCTGGCAGTGTGATTAATTCTAGCTGTGATTATGCCGATATTAAAGTAGCTATTGACAAAGGACTCTCAAATGAGTTTAATGACTCTTTAGTTAGTATACATAACCCTTATGAGGGTATGAATACATCTGATAATATTATTAAAGAGATTGTTGAAGTTGATTTAAGTAATATATTAAAGAAAAAATTTTGGGATATAAGTTATGAATAA
- a CDS encoding cytidylyltransferase domain-containing protein has translation MSKYLAVIPARGGSKRLPRKNVLNICEKPLIAWSIEASLNSNLIDKTLVTSDDEEILDISKKYGAETIKRPHDISNDTATTYEAIEHAINALEIKYDYIVLLQPTSPLRGSKHIDEAIKLLEEKNADAIVSVCEVEHPVQWSMTLKNDNDMSEFVKNIDSRRSQEQEKHYRLNGAIYICKTDKLVESKSFFLKDNIFAYIMNKEDSIDIDEELDFKLASLILSSRKD, from the coding sequence ATGAGTAAATACTTAGCTGTTATCCCTGCACGTGGCGGGAGTAAAAGGCTTCCAAGAAAAAATGTTTTAAATATATGTGAAAAGCCTTTGATAGCTTGGAGTATTGAGGCATCATTAAATAGTAACTTGATAGATAAAACTTTGGTAACAAGTGATGATGAAGAGATACTTGATATATCAAAAAAGTACGGTGCAGAAACTATAAAAAGACCACATGATATTTCAAACGATACTGCTACAACTTATGAAGCTATAGAACATGCTATAAACGCACTGGAAATAAAATACGATTATATAGTTTTACTCCAACCTACAAGCCCCTTAAGAGGCTCAAAACACATAGATGAAGCTATAAAGTTATTAGAAGAAAAAAATGCAGATGCCATAGTATCTGTATGTGAAGTTGAACATCCTGTGCAGTGGAGTATGACTCTAAAAAATGATAATGATATGTCTGAATTTGTAAAAAATATCGATTCTCGCAGAAGTCAAGAACAAGAAAAACACTATAGATTAAACGGTGCTATATATATTTGTAAAACGGATAAACTTGTGGAGTCTAAAAGTTTCTTTTTAAAAGATAATATCTTTGCATATATTATGAATAAAGAAGATTCTATCGACATAGATGAGGAGCTAGATTTTAAACTAGCTTCACTCATCTTGTCATCTAGAAAAGATTAA